From Oncorhynchus masou masou isolate Uvic2021 chromosome 7, UVic_Omas_1.1, whole genome shotgun sequence, one genomic window encodes:
- the LOC135542979 gene encoding tensin-1-like, whose product MSTLQGNRGRTGVVVAAYMHYSNISASADQALDRFAMRRFYEDKALPVGQPSQRRYVRYFSGLLSGHIKINNKPLFLHHVIMHGIPNFESKGGCRPFLKIYQAMQPVYTSGIYNVQGDSHTSICITIEPGLLLKGDILLKCYHKRFRSPIRDVVFRVQFHTCAIHDLGVVFGKNELDQTFKDERFPEYGKVEFVFSFGPEKIKGMGHLENGPQVSVDYNTQDPLIRWDSYENFNRGCEDTGDGLQLGFWSEGSRPVASCLLAHLNVSSPRGLF is encoded by the exons ATGTCTACACTGCAG gGGAACCGTGGGAGGACAGGAGTGGTGGTGGCTGCCTACATGCATTACAGCAACATATCAGCCAG TGCTGACCAGGCACTGGACAGGTTCGCCATGAGGCGCTTCTACGAAGACAAAGCACTTCCTGTGGGTCAACCGTCGCAGAGAAG GTATGTGCGTTACTTCAGTGGTCTGCTCTCTGGCCACATCAAGATTAACAACAAGCCTCTGTTCCTGCACCATGTCATCATGCACGGCATCCCCAACTTCGAGTCCAAAGGAG GCTGTCGTCCTTTCCTGAAGATTTACCAGGCGATGCAGCCAGTCTACACGTCAGGGATATA TAACGTACAAGGGGACAGTCACACCAGTATCTGCATCACCATTGAACCTGGCCTGCTCCTAAAGGGAGACATTTTG ttgaAGTGTTACCACAAGCGTTTCCGGAGCCCCATTAGGGATGTGGTATTCAGAGTGCAGTTCCACACCTGTGCCATCCACGACCTGGGAGTGGTCTTCGGGAAGAATGAACTGGATCAGACttttaaag ATGAGAGATTTCCAGAATATGGGAAAGTGGAATTTGTCTTCTCCTTCGGACCTGAGAAAATCAAAG GAATGGGCCACCTTGAGAATGGCCCACAAGTGTCGGTGGACTACAATACCCAAGACCCCCTCATCCGCTGGGACTCCTACGAGAACTTCAACAGGGGCTGCGAGGATACAGGAGATG gGCTTCAGCTTGGGTTCTGGAGTGAGGGTTCAAGACCGGTCGCTAGCTGCTTGTTGGCCCACCTCAACGTTTCTTCACCAAGGGGTCTGTTCTGA
- the LOC135542980 gene encoding poly(rC)-binding protein 3-like: LFPSPSSPQSPPKGATIPYRPKPASTPIIFSGGQVRADPLGASTANLSLLLQHQPLPAYTIQGQYAIPHPDQLTKLHQLAMQQTPFNPLGQTTPAFPAGLDASNQASTHELTIPNDLIGCIIGRQGTKINEIRQMSGAQIKIANAMEGSSERQITITGTPANISLAQYLINARFRDVAAMWNDPSSMTTS; encoded by the exons ctcttcccctctccttcctctcctcagtccccacCGAAAGGTGCCACTATCCCCTACCGCCCCAAGCCTGCCTCCACCCCCATCATTTTTTCAGGTGGCCAGGTAAGAGCCGACCCGCTGGGGGCCTCCACTGCCAACCTCAGCCTCTTACTGCAGCACCAGCCACTGCCT gCTTACACCATTCAGGGACAATACGCCATCCCTCACCCTGAC CAGTTGACCAAGCTCCACCAGTTGGCTATGCAGCAAACCCCCTTTAACCCCCTTGGACAGACCACCCCTGCCTTCCCCG CAGGTCTGGATGCCAGTAACCAGGCCAGTACTCATGAACTCACCATTCCCAATGAT CTAATAGGCTGCATAATCGGGCGCCAGGGAACCAAAATCAACGAGATCCGTCAGATGTCTGGGGCGCAGATCAAAATTGCTAACGCCATGGAAGGGTCATCGGAGCGCCAGATCACCATCACAGGAACCCCCGCCAACATCAGCCTGGCCCAGTATCTCATCAACGCAAG GTTCAGAGACGTGGCGGCCATGTGGAATGACCCATCCTCCATGACGACATCCTAA